The Methanobrevibacter thaueri genome has a window encoding:
- a CDS encoding O-acetylhomoserine aminocarboxypropyltransferase/cysteine synthase family protein — translation MAYEIKNKKNISTIGVHAGQEEVDETGSRVTPIYQTTSYVFDSPEQAANRFALTEGGNIYTRLTNPTTEAFEKRMAAIEGGTAAYATASGMAAIFYAIINLTQVGDNIVSADNLYGGTYELFENTLEELGRTVTFVDSQSPELFEKAINEKTKAIYVESIGNPKLDIPDFDKLADIAHSHGIPLIADNTVGIGSVRPFDHGADIIASSATKYIGGHGTTLGGIVIEKGDFDWMNGKFPTMSEPDDTYNGLIFAETFGEAAFTTRLRAVVGRDTGAIPSPFGSFLLMQGLETLGLRIERHASNAMAVAEHLEAHPKVAWVTYSGLESSPNHEVAKKYAEKGYGGIVSFGLKAGYDGALKFIENVELISFLANIGDAKSLVTHPASTTHSQLSEEQQLSTGVTPDLIRFSVGIEDIEDILADVDQALDKI, via the coding sequence ATGGCGTATGAAATTAAAAACAAAAAGAACATATCAACTATCGGCGTTCATGCCGGACAGGAGGAGGTTGATGAGACCGGTTCCAGAGTGACACCAATTTATCAGACCACCTCTTATGTATTTGATTCTCCTGAGCAGGCTGCTAATCGTTTTGCACTTACTGAAGGAGGAAACATCTACACTCGATTGACAAACCCTACAACAGAAGCTTTTGAAAAAAGGATGGCTGCAATTGAAGGTGGAACAGCGGCATATGCAACAGCTTCCGGAATGGCTGCAATATTTTATGCAATCATTAACCTGACACAGGTGGGGGACAATATAGTCTCTGCCGATAATTTATATGGGGGAACATATGAACTGTTTGAAAATACCCTTGAGGAATTGGGCAGAACCGTAACCTTTGTTGACTCACAATCACCTGAACTGTTTGAAAAGGCAATAAATGAGAAAACAAAGGCTATTTACGTTGAGTCAATCGGAAACCCTAAACTTGACATTCCTGATTTTGACAAATTGGCCGACATTGCACATTCACATGGAATCCCGTTAATTGCCGACAACACTGTGGGTATTGGTTCAGTAAGGCCATTCGACCATGGGGCAGACATCATCGCCTCATCAGCAACAAAATACATTGGAGGCCATGGAACAACCCTTGGCGGTATTGTAATCGAGAAGGGAGACTTTGATTGGATGAATGGAAAGTTCCCAACAATGTCCGAGCCGGATGACACATACAATGGTTTGATTTTCGCCGAAACATTTGGTGAAGCCGCATTCACAACCAGATTAAGGGCAGTTGTCGGAAGGGATACCGGAGCAATACCTTCTCCATTCGGATCATTTTTACTCATGCAGGGTCTTGAAACCTTGGGCTTGAGGATTGAAAGGCATGCATCTAATGCCATGGCTGTTGCAGAGCATCTGGAAGCCCATCCGAAGGTCGCTTGGGTGACATATTCAGGACTCGAATCCTCCCCGAACCATGAGGTGGCAAAGAAATATGCTGAGAAAGGTTACGGAGGAATCGTATCATTCGGACTTAAGGCAGGCTATGACGGTGCCTTGAAGTTCATCGAAAACGTTGAGCTGATTTCATTTTTAGCAAATATCGGTGATGCAAAGTCACTGGTAACCCATCCTGCATCCACAACCCATTCCCAATTGTCTGAAGAGCAGCAGTTATCTACTGGCGTAACACCTGATTTGATTAGGTTTTCAGTAGGTATTGAGGATATTGAAGATATTTTAGCGGATGTGGACCAGGCTTTGGATAAAATTTAA